The sequence below is a genomic window from Pagrus major chromosome 20, Pma_NU_1.0.
GTTACAGGCTGGTCCAAAATACTATGTCGACCTTGGCCATGGCCCGGAAGAGGGGGCTGCAGGGCACAAAAGATGGCAAGTTAGTACAAAAGTTTCAGTTTCCAGTGAACGACAATTGTGCTAATTCTTAAAAATAACGACATTATTGGAAAAATCATGGCATTTGCTGAATTTCTTCAGTGTGCTGTTTGTGCTGTACCTTTTCTAACTTCAGGATGTTGAGGGACAGGCTGGGAGCGTTGTGTCGTAACAGGGTCTGGACACTGGGGGTCAGTGCTGAGTCACTGCAGGTCACACTGACATGGATCCCACTGCTGTCCGGTCTGTTACGAGGGCAAATAAACTGTTATTCACCAGGGCAAGTGACTTGTGGTTAAACCTATTACCTACAAATTCTGTGGACCTTACATCAGTAATGACCGTGCTCCAATTTATATGAACGTCTAGTTTCTGTTCATTTCAGTAAGTTGCCTTCACACTTGctgaaaaaaggaaatcaaCCAGGCAGAGTGCATGAGTTTGAGCTTTTACTTTGCTGTCAAAGTTAAGTTACCAGCTTCTGGTGGTGGAGTTGAGAGCAGGGCCTGTGTGATGTATCAGGCTCTTTGTGGGAGCTCTGACACCCAAGGTGTGAAAAGTTAGTCCCAAAATGCATTGCATTCACAGGCTAAGTGGCcagtaaaataaagcaaatctgGATGTTGTGACTGCAGTAGCAGTGGCTGTTTCTTCATTTAAACTGACTCCTAAAATGTTGTACAAACAGTTTTCATAACTTTGAGTAAAACCcagattaaaaaataactgtGGATTAACTGTGAAGGTTTAGGTGCCTGCAAGCTGATTTCATGCTGTACTGAAATTAAGGAAATTACAACCCGTTTTGTTAAAGAGTGAAATCCTTTTTGATTAACCAGAAGCAGCGGTTATAGCGCTCTgctcaaagccaccagactccatggacaaaaacagtaattctACCTcgattggttggtttgtttgtgtttttgtgcaacTTTGGTGTTTTTAACACATTACTTCAGAATTGACAAATAATGTGTGCAAACATCTGAGTCACACAATAACAGAAACATACTAACGGATTAAGGAAGCGGTAGACCAGCAACTAGACCAGTGTCCTGCAAGgtaaaatcacagtttttttgtcaatggagtctggtggatttgaacAGAGCAACATAGCAGCCGTTTCtatttaaacaaaaaggatACTCATTAATTAAAAGATCTATCTCTTGAAGGATACTTTCTGTGAAGTTGTCAGCCACTTAaaataacaatctgagcctCATCTTTCTGTACTTATTAGTCATTTGGGCCCCACAATATGCAAAACATAGGGCCCAGTTTAAGTGCTAATTCATAAACACATCCTTGGCACACATATTGGTGTAGGCAAACGTGCAGGACCTGTCAACTGAATGTTGTATTGTTGTTCCACTGTCACAAGCCTTCAGTTCCTCCATAACAGCATTTAGTTCCTCTGTGTTCTTGACCATGAATTCCAGTTTGTGACTATGGGAGGCGCCACCAAGAGCCTGACTCAGCACAGACACCTGACCGCTACCTAAGAATCAGAGGAAGACAccagagatggaaaaaaaaactcaggGGACAAGTCTGAGGACACTTGGTCAGAATAGTTGACCATTGGGTCAGTGTCATGTGTCAAAACATTTTATCCTGTACCTTCATTAAATATGCAcaatgagtgtgtgtaggtgtgtgtggcACATTTTCCATTCAGGATGACCTCTTACCAAGTCCCCCGACCAGCCAGTCGTTCACTCCTCCTTTTACACTATCCCACGACGTGTGAGGGGAGAAGATCGCTATCCCAGCCTCCACTGCCTGGATCGCCAATCGCTGCTTCCAGTCCTTCTGAACCAGACGTTTGATTGGTCGAAACAGCGGAGGGTGATATGAGATAATGAGGTCGCAGCTCATGGCCTGTGCTTCCTCCATGACGGCATCTGTAAGGTCGTTGGTTAGCAGGATGTTTTTAATGGGCCGAGATTTGCTGGGCTCCACCAGCAGGCCGACATTGTCCCACGACTCAGCCAGAGACAGAGGAGCAAGCTGCTCCATCACCTGTAGAACTTCTTTCAGCTCCATCAGGCCTGGACTGTGACAATGAGAGACGCAGCGGGTGGAAGAGAAGTGGAGGGATGAGTTTATAGGGAGTGAAGCGTGTTGGCTTGTCAAGAAGCTGTGACTGTGAGCCGGTGGAGGAAAAGATGGTGAGGTGGATATGGTAGTGGTGTAGAGAGCAGCCTGAGAGGTCAAGTTCCTCCTGGTACAAAGTCGACTAAAGGTGGGCGAGAAAAGGCTCCTACATCCAGCCAACATCAGTGGAGACCTGTGTGAACAGAATAATGTAATGAGGTCCTACCTTATCTTCACCTTaattgcttccagtgatgtAACTAAGTGGCTActttgcattctgggtaatgtaggtgtcAGGTTTTTAAAAGGTGGAATAACGCATGGAGTAagaaaggtgatatctctggttctgcagcatcaattttgaccatttgtttttaaaccatccacaatgagtccaacagtgtcatAGGAGTgtaatgctagaccagtggactgcttctcaaaacctggcacctcaattacccacaatgcaacttcgctactgagtgacatcactggaggcaagtTATCAGATTGCATACAGCTCTGGAGCCAAAAAAGCCTTCATACTTCTTTttccacacatgcagtagtactctccCAGAcccataaacacactttaatgagtaaaattcaaaaataaatttaaaaaaagtagaaCCTCTAAGACTTCAACCAAAATCACCAGTCTGAGCAGTTAGCAATACATGTAAACAACCTGAACTTTGTGGCAACTGTTAGCCAAATATCTGGCTAATTAGGAtgacagtgaagatttctgaaGCCTCATATGTATCAAATTGATGTTTTACAGGAGTAAAGTGCTCTACCTGTGTTTCAAACCTTGTTCGTGGATCTAACAGGACTTCCAGTTATGACCTGGGACATGTCACTGACTGCAGGGAAGCATGCAGCTACCAGCAGAGCTAGCTAGGTAGTAAGCTATCATTAGCTGCTTTTACACGCTAAATCGTCACCACGCTATTTGAAAATAAAGCATCAACATGTGGATGTGTGCATGAGTGAGTATTACATACTTCGGCTTGCCTTTTCACTTCAGAAGACTACTAGCGCTCTGTTGCTGGACACATTTCTCCTGAAGTGACGGAGAGGCTGCGCTAACGCGAGAACTTACTGATTGTCCCTTTCCGGCTTCCGTTTCTCCGTGTGACGGTTTCGATTGGACGGCTGAAACGTCAGTGAATATCATAGTGAGCACATTTTGTGCGAAAAGGGACAAAGTATGAGTTTTTAATGCATTACCACTGGCTGTAATTGTAGTTAAATAGTTTTGTTTCTAGTAATACTTCACCTTATACATGGATACATTACATTAAAGTAAACATTTACTTTGAAACGAGACAATGAATCCACGTAATCAGGCTATAGTCATGTACTTGTGACTATATaaagattaatttaataaaggttcattaaaaaaacataaaataataaaagtttcATCACAAATAGGCTATTACACactagtaaaaaataaaaagtactgGCAGCTCTTGACAAATTGATTCATCACACCCACTCAGTGATATGAGACCTTCTGAGAGACAATAGTCctttatatttatatgcaaAACCTTTACTGGACTGTTTCACaaataaataagtgaaaaaagcagtttccagtttgttttgatgttgtttttttgcagacaTTGTTGAAACAACGTAAAGGTAGGTTAAACCCTTTGACCCCTGACTCTGGGGGATCAGGCTCCTCTTTGTTGTGATCTGTAATGACACTGGATTCAGATTCTGGTCAGTAGGCTACAAATGCAGAGAGATCATGTTTTTGCAGGAACATATTAATATAGTTTTATTCTCTAGTTCTCAGACTGGCCGattggaacaaaaaaaaatacaatgtatAACAGTATATTACTAAAACTTGTACACATTGAAATTTTGCAAACTTAACTCGTAGGGGTGAATTTAATCAGATGAATCTGAAGCATTTACTGAGCTTTTTATTGTAATCAGAACGTCACAAAGTTTCCTTATCCCCACAACAGATGTGTCCTGTCAAAAA
It includes:
- the nif3l1 gene encoding NIF3-like protein 1, which codes for MLAGCRSLFSPTFSRLCTRRNLTSQAALYTTTISTSPSFPPPAHSHSFLTSQHASLPINSSLHFSSTRCVSHCHSPGLMELKEVLQVMEQLAPLSLAESWDNVGLLVEPSKSRPIKNILLTNDLTDAVMEEAQAMSCDLIISYHPPLFRPIKRLVQKDWKQRLAIQAVEAGIAIFSPHTSWDSVKGGVNDWLVGGLGSGQVSVLSQALGGASHSHKLEFMVKNTEELNAVMEELKACDSGTTIQHSVDRPDSSGIHVSVTCSDSALTPSVQTLLRHNAPSLSLNILKLEKPPLPGHGQGRHSILDQPVTVATAIQKMKSHLGLSHLRLALGWGKTLESSVCTVAVCAGSGASVLNGVKADLYITGEMSHHEVLDASAKGTSVILSDHSNSERGFLAVFRERLAVRLPDSVTVVVSKADRDPLEVV